ATCAAAGACTCTCCACCATGGAGGTCATAAGGTGCCTGAGATGAagtataaatgaaaaatgatgaGGTTGAATTTTTCTTAGATTTTACAGTTGAAGATGAATTTTTATCCTTTATGTAGGCCTTTACAAAGGGTATAAATAAGCTTGGAGAGCCCTGTAAATTTGACTGACCACTAGCGGACCGTGAACTAAACCTTCACTGACCTCTGCATCAATAGTACTGGAAGAAGAAGGGTTAACTTACCTGATTACCCTAACCAGCTCGTGAAAAGCCTGGTCTACGTTCATACGAATTTTAGCGGAAGCCTCCATATATGTGACTTTTAACTGTCTGGCCAGCTGCTGGCCCTCTTCCTGGGTTACCTGGGGTGAGAGGTAGAACAGAAGATTGAATCTTCCAGAAAACAGCccaaaaatcttcaaaataaatattttgaatagaCTCCTCAGACAAGTAAATAGTTCAACAAAACAtctacaaatgtaaataaaaagcagactTTAGTTAGTTTTGCCAATTGTTAACCTGACTTGTACGTGAGCATTCTTTAGAGCCACCTTTACATCTTAATATCCGAAAAACAGATATTTGTGTGATGCTTTTGTTACAGAtgtgtattatatatatatataaatgggATGCTGGTTATTAGATGGCAGCAGTGATTGGTGCAGTTCCAGTATTTAGAAATGGATGAAAGACTTGCAGCCATGCTCTTTTTAACCAATAGGGGGTGGTGTGGATTCACCAGAAGAAATAATGATTGGCTGAATACCAACAGGGAGAAGATTCATCATTTCATCACACTCCCTTCTTCATCAGTACTCCCTTCCTGACACCAGCGTGTCAACAAAATCTCTCAACATCCTGTTGCATCTCTAAACCAAGCTTGCAGCTGCAAAACTTGTGCTTGAAAGCCTGCAAATCCGAATCCCTCAAGCCACATCTCCTCGGATGATAAAAGCATGTGCAAGTTTCCTCCGTAGGCGGGTTCAGATCTCTCCAACCTGTTGGACTTACTTGTCTCTGAAGCTCCAGATCTGCCTTGTTGCCTACGAGGATCATGGGGAATTCATCTCTGTCTTTGACTCGCAGAATCTGTCTTTGGAATTTGTAGATTTCTTCAAAGCTGTAAATCAGATGACAAGCTCTGTTACATGTGTGTAAAGACATACATCCATCTCCTAACAATgcaacagtaaaagaaaaaaaaagaaaagacaagaagaagCATCCTGACCCACATGCCCACACATGTACTCGCTTGAACAAAACCGTCGAACATGAGTGTGAGGTTATCTGTGCAGGGTTAAACATGCCAGTCGAGAGGGGAAAAGAAGTCTGCCTGACTATTTTTATCCAAggctctgcctccctctgcctGACCCGACTGTTGCCCCACTATAATACAGATGGCATGTGATGGCGGGCTTTCAactttacagcaaataaaaatgtcagtctgggagggaaaaaaaaaagaaaaaagaagagcaaagagGCAGACTCTAACCACAAAGCCGAGACGGCATTCCAGTCATGTTGAGCACATAGTAAATCTGGTAAGACTTGACTAATATAAATGGAGGAAGCAAAGACTGTTTACAGCATAAACATTGGGAGGGGGTTTAGAGCGGGAACAAGGGAATGCAGCTTACTGTGCTGCTGTACAGAGACATGACACAAGGGATGGGCAgcgagaaaataaaagaaagaaatcaaaaaatatttaaacccaAATCCTGAACAAgcagaaactcttttttttttttacctgatctAGTCTCGACAGTAATTAAAGCCCTCAAACAGAGCATGTCGTGCATGAAGGATTCATCTGAAAACAGTTTGGCCATGTAGGTTTTGCAGCTGACGGCAGCCTGTTTCCTCCTTTCGCCTCATTAATGCTGCCCGAGCTCGTGCGGTGGCAGCATCACAGCTGTCACATGTGCAACAAAGCAGCAGGTGGAATAAGTTATGCTTTCGTTTCAAACCCACCTGCTGTTGCCAAACCAGGCAAGGGGTGAGAATGACGGTTTCAATATGATGCGTTTTGTATCTTCGGCGACCTGATTTCAAAGCAGCTTAAAATGAAGGCGCCTGAAACAAAGTTTAGCAACAACCGCATGAGGCTTTTAAGGGGACTGTTTGTGCCCGACAGTGTTGTCagtatatacatacatacatgttTGGAGTACATACAGGGCCGGCCAAATTTATTAGGGTCCCTGGTgcaataaacaagtaaaaagcctaaatgtatgtttatatttttattgaagtgTGAGTCAGACCCAACAGAACTAACTAGAGAACTACaagatttaatttgaatataattatttacaggcaaagaaaatcccaacattaagaaatatttatttttaacaaaatcacaCATGGAACATTTATTGGTACCCCTAAAAACATCTTAATAGATGTAAATTAAGCATTTCTACAATTTAATAAGGAttctctgacttcctgttttttctgggatatatttagtaaaactaaaatttgacTCTATTtgatttggtaaaaataaaataagaaattctgATAAGACTCTCCCTTAAAGTAAATGTATCCAAGTAAAGttttagaagtaaaataattgattctaaggtgggttttttttcacaactttatgagggtgcaaaataaatgtgcaaactgACTCCCGAGTCTTTCCCTGTACCTGAATTTCTTTCCATACATGTGCACACATGCTATTGTTTAAGCAGTAGGCAGGCTTTTAATAGAAATCTAAGGTAAGTGTGTAGGTGAATTAAACGAGAGCAGGACGAGGGCAGGAAGTGTTgagaacaaaagcaaatgacaacaagaacaacaacgAAGTCCGGAAGCACAAGCAGCAAAAGTTGGTGTCAATGTTAAATTTATGGTTCTTGTAGTGGAAAGAGAGTGCAGCTCACAGAgcgaagaaaaaataaaaaaaagacaccaacAAGAGTGTGCGTGTGCTTGCTCAAAGTGAAAACTGTCACCTACCTTCCTCTGTCGGTGACTGAGAAGACGAGCAGGAAGCCCTCCCCTGTCCTCATGTATTGTTCTCTCATGGCTCCGAACTCTTCCTGTCcagccgtgtcgaggactgCACAGCAGCAACACGTGCACACACATTAGCAGAATAACTTGCACCAGTGACAAACTGCTCAGGACCAGTGCCTCATTAGAagaggtaaaacaaaacaggaacaagCAAATGTTCGAATGTGCGTCTTTGCATTTACTCTGGCTGTGTTTGTTCTGCACTTACTGTCCAGCCTGGCTGGCCTTTCGTCAATCACGCACTGCTTGGTGTAAGAGTCTTCGATCGTAGGATCATAGTCAGTGACAAAGTATGACTGCGTGAGAGAGGACAAAACAGAACATGACTATTTAAGTCCAGTTTACATTGCAGACAATTCTTAAATTACAACATCagaatgtttagttttttcagcAAGTCGATATTATTGATTTTGATCTATTCCggttaatttttttatggctttggtttacagctaacaaaaaaataagaatttttctcaaaaattctGCGTAggtccaataaaaacaaatatttaatacagAACTGTCAGCCAGCTATAAAGTATCCCCACGTATTGTACATGATATTTACTCACTACCTAGTCCAGAAGCTCTTTTTGCAGAAATTACTGCATCAGTAATTTGTGAGTCACAGCCCACACTTGTGACTCTCCCCCAAAAtccttaaatatttacaatccTCCTAAGCCTCCAGTTATCCATGTTGATTGTGCACCTTTATCTCTAcctcacttttttcttccaatcaACTTTCCAGTAACGTGCTCCCATACGGCACACTGAACAGCCAGCTTCTGAAGCATTGATCAGAAACTGGCTGATATCGCAGATGATATCAATCACTGCTTTACAATAGACAAGTCAGCGATCTGAACGAtagtcaaatgtaataaagatatGGAGAAACTGAATCATGGGTTGTCATTAGCTGCAGGCCtttattaacaacttaatctgTGCGTAATGAATCTGTATAGCatcagagattttctttttgagaaCTGTATCACttaactaaatacattttctgatcaTATTCTGATGTAATTTCACCATGTTTCAACTGACCTTCTATATAGTCATATACCTAAGCATCTGATTTCTGAGGAGACCACTGGGTTTGTTCCCACCACCATACAGTTATAGATATCAGATGAGCAGATCTTTGTTCTAAGCTTTTATTCTTCTGCTCCAAGCAGACgtaattttgttatttcaacTAATGCAGCTTAGAATGACTATCCACATGGATGTCTGCATGGATGGCTTCAGAATGGGCAGACGTGGGAATAAACAGCCACTCTGTGCTTGTGTTTTGGGTTAAAACAGCACAGACAGCCTCACTGACCTCTACCTTTCATGGATCTCTTCAGGCAGAAGGCAAACATACTGTCTGCAGccacctgcagaaaaaaatgtgaactaAATATTCTGCTAGACAACAACCACATGCTCTGCTTTCTCCCTCCACCACAGGCTGGTTTTAAGCAAataacacatttacaaaatggtTTGCCGAGCATCAAGAGCCACACAGCCTGCCTGATTCTTCCAATTTGGGGCCAGTATCTGGTCTTGTAGTAACCTCAGCTGAAAGGGTGGGGCCGGGCAGCAGGGACGAGGacatgaagaagaaggaggagtcatgcattttttaaatttttcccatgttttgttgttcttgctCCCCTCGGGGACTTGTTAAGTGGTGACAGCTGAAGGGAGTGCTCAGGGAATGTCAAACCAACACCCGAAGACATGGGGAGCAATCAGTGCAACGTAAAAAGAAATCCAGACACAATTCACACTTGGCTCCAAAGGGGAGTCAAATTAAACTTCCCCCAGTCACACTCCAGTTGTCCGTGTATAGAAACTGTGTGATGTTTTACAACAGAGGCAGCAGGATGCTTATTTGGTGTTATTTAGAAGCCGAGGAGACAAGAAACAGCTTGCCCTGTGTTTGCAGGGTCACAAATCTTTGATGATCCTGAAAATGGGTGAGGCAGATtgaaacagggaaaaaaaagcaacatgcCTAAATTTTGCAGTAAatcaactttatattttcatagAAAATATAGTGTCAACATTTGCCTCCTTGAATATCTCTGCTATTAGAGTTTTTCCAGATGAATGTTCCagatcaaactcattttaactTGAGACAAAGATAAGATGAGCTAATATAAaatacagttcttaaatgcttaTTTAAATGACTATCCACACCAACGTGGCattatgtgaaaatgtaatcGCTCCCCAAATCT
This genomic interval from Gambusia affinis linkage group LG02, SWU_Gaff_1.0, whole genome shotgun sequence contains the following:
- the rras2 gene encoding ras-related protein R-Ras2, which translates into the protein MAGWKDGSVQEKYRLVVVGGGGVGKSALTIQFIQSYFVTDYDPTIEDSYTKQCVIDERPARLDILDTAGQEEFGAMREQYMRTGEGFLLVFSVTDRGSFEEIYKFQRQILRVKDRDEFPMILVGNKADLELQRQVTQEEGQQLARQLKVTYMEASAKIRMNVDQAFHELVRVIRKFQEQECPPSPEPTRKEKDKTGCHCVIV